One genomic window of Micropterus dolomieu isolate WLL.071019.BEF.003 ecotype Adirondacks linkage group LG14, ASM2129224v1, whole genome shotgun sequence includes the following:
- the LOC123983333 gene encoding neurogenic differentiation factor 2-like — protein MSITGSHVMALANDVPAIWAWHQSWLLATMLSRLFSEVLPDVQRLAADWVEDNENEDGTAKEDEHEPCHLGEDDLDEPLEGSSRAESEMAGDDDEDDDAEEEECEDENSGDKPKKRGPKKRKMTAARVERSKVRRMKANARERTRMHDLNSALDNLRKVVPCYSKTQKLSKIETLRLAKNYILALGEILRNGKRPDVVTYVQMLCKGLSQPTTNLVAGCLQLNTRNFLTEPCSDGARFHMPSSPFSVHPYPYRCSRLSSPHYQPGTGALNLRGHSYSAGYEAVYPPGGTSPDYSSPDYEGQHSPPVCLNGGLSGRQQEPSETDRNYHYSMHYSGLTTSRPSHSIPFGPSGARSGGAHSENIPPFHDVHLHHDRAPPYEDLNAFFHN, from the exons ATGTCAATCACCGGCTCTCATGTGATGGCTCTTGCCAATGACGTGCCAGCCATATGGGCCTGGCATCAGAGCTG GTTGCTTGCCACGATGTTGAGCCGGCTGTTCAGCGAGGTGCTGCCGGACGTCCAGAGACTCGCGGCTGACTGGGTGGAGGACAATGAGAACGAGGACGGCACGGCCAAGGAAGATGAGCACGAGCCCTGTCATCTCGGCGAGGACGACCTGGACGAGCCACTGGAAGGCAGCAGCCGAGCTGAGTCTGAGATGGCCGGCGACGATGATGAGGACGACGATGCCGAGGAAGAGGAGTGCGAGGATGAAAACAGTGGAGACAAACCCAAGAAGCGCGGCCCAAAGAAACGCAAGATGACGGCGGCGCGCGTCGAGCGCTCTAAGGTGCGCCGAATGAAGGCAAACGCGCGGGAGCGCACGCGCATGCACGACTTGAATTCTGCGCTGGACAATCTGCGCAAAGTGGTGCCATGCTACTCCAAAACCCAAAAACTCTCCAAGATAGAGACTCTGAGGCTGGCCAAGAATTATATATTAGCCCTTGGGGAGATTTTACGCAACGGGAAACGTCCAGATGTGGTGACCTACGTGCAGATGTTGTGCAAAGGCCTGTCCCAGCCCACTACCAACCTGGTGGCAGGTTGTCTGCAGCTCAACACCAGGAACTTCCTGACTGAACCATGTTCAGATGGAGCCCGCTTCCACATGCCCAGCTCTCCTTTCTCTGTCCACCCCTACCCGTACCGGTGTTCCCGCCTCTCCAGCCCTCATTACCAGCCCGGAACCGGTGCGCTTAACTTGCGGGGCCATTCCTACAGTGCTGGGTACGAGGCCGTGTACCCGCCGGGTGGCACATCCCCTGACTATAGCAGCCCGGACTACGAGGGGCAGCACAGCCCGCCCGTCTGCCTGAACGGCGGACTGTCCGGGAGACAGCAGGAGCCTtctgagacagacaggaacTATCATTACTCTATGCATTATTCCGGACTGACCACGTCTCGACCCAGTCACAGCATACCTTTTGGGCCCTCTGGAGCGCGCAGTGGAGGTGCGCACTCGGAAAACATTCCACCTTTCCACGACGTGCACTTGCATCATGACAGGGCGCCCCCTTATGAGGATCTCAATGCTTTTTTCCACAATTGA
- the LOC123983164 gene encoding protein phosphatase 1 regulatory subunit 1B-like isoform X1: protein MNPLLPADTEVMEREADKDARRKIQFSVPSAVPTQLDPRQVEMIRRRRPTPATLFRLTDPPSPDEEIGPHQVAQLWVLGENGALKAKLVHTSAYQPPSLKAVQRMAQAHLSSLDMSSVDKEEPSSGDEEEEHETESQQTISATDLKEESKPLKDQCAAPDSLTGSADLSHHHRDKKEAKEREERKGE, encoded by the exons ATGAACCCGCTGCTGCCCGCAGACACGGAGGTGATGGAGCGAGAGGCAGACAAGGATGCGAGGAGGAAGATCCAGTTCTCCGTGCCTTCCGCCGTGCCCACCCAGTTGGACCCGCGGCAGGTGGAGATG ATTCGACGTCGGAGACCGACGCCAGCCACGCTCTTCAGATTGACGGACCCACCATCACCAGACGAAGAAATTGGCCCTCATCAGGTAGCTCAGCTG TGGGTTCTGGGGGAAAATGGAGCATTGAAAGCCAAACTGGTTCACACGTCAGCCTACCAGCCACCCTCACTTAAAG CTGTTCAGAGGATGGCCCAGGCCCACCTGTCCTCGCTAGACATGTCTTCTGTGGACAAAGAGGAACCCTCTTCtggggatgaagaggaggaacaTGAGACGGAGAGCCAGCAAACAATCTCAGCTACAG ATCTAAAGGAAGAAAGCAAACCACTGAAAGATCAGTGTGCTGCGCCAGACAGTTTGACAGGAAGTGCTGATCTCAGCCATCACCACAGAGACAAAAAGGAggcaaaagaaagagaggaaagaaaaggagaatga
- the LOC123983164 gene encoding protein phosphatase 1 regulatory subunit 1B-like isoform X2, whose translation MNPLLPADTEVMEREADKDARRKIQFSVPSAVPTQLDPRQVEMIRRRRPTPATLFRLTDPPSPDEEIGPHQWVLGENGALKAKLVHTSAYQPPSLKAVQRMAQAHLSSLDMSSVDKEEPSSGDEEEEHETESQQTISATDLKEESKPLKDQCAAPDSLTGSADLSHHHRDKKEAKEREERKGE comes from the exons ATGAACCCGCTGCTGCCCGCAGACACGGAGGTGATGGAGCGAGAGGCAGACAAGGATGCGAGGAGGAAGATCCAGTTCTCCGTGCCTTCCGCCGTGCCCACCCAGTTGGACCCGCGGCAGGTGGAGATG ATTCGACGTCGGAGACCGACGCCAGCCACGCTCTTCAGATTGACGGACCCACCATCACCAGACGAAGAAATTGGCCCTCATCAG TGGGTTCTGGGGGAAAATGGAGCATTGAAAGCCAAACTGGTTCACACGTCAGCCTACCAGCCACCCTCACTTAAAG CTGTTCAGAGGATGGCCCAGGCCCACCTGTCCTCGCTAGACATGTCTTCTGTGGACAAAGAGGAACCCTCTTCtggggatgaagaggaggaacaTGAGACGGAGAGCCAGCAAACAATCTCAGCTACAG ATCTAAAGGAAGAAAGCAAACCACTGAAAGATCAGTGTGCTGCGCCAGACAGTTTGACAGGAAGTGCTGATCTCAGCCATCACCACAGAGACAAAAAGGAggcaaaagaaagagaggaaagaaaaggagaatga
- the LOC123983232 gene encoding phenylethanolamine N-methyltransferase, which yields MEEKGKVNGVADMAACYQRFDPAAYLQYNYTPPRADFERKDSIVPWKLACLHRAFNEGDVSGELLVDIGSGPTLYQVLSGCEVFSKVLLTDFLEVNRQELRHWLQDEGGCSLDWTPYLQHVCKLEGRRPSAWTEKAAKLRQAITDILPIDVHCPQPLAHDALPSAGADCLVSCFCLESVSPDLAAFTRALGHIGRLLRPGGHLLLIGALGESYYFGGPGVKIPVVPLNEAQVCDSLKENGYTLIRLEVYTLPQDMRVGVDDVTGVFFVKARKD from the exons atggAAGAAAAGGGAAAAGTGAATGGAGTAGCAGACATGGCAGCCTGCTACCAGAGATTTGATCCTGCAGCATATCTGCAGTATAACTACACTCCACCACGGGCTGATTTTGAaagaaaggacagcattgtgcCGTGGAAACTGGCATGTCTGCATAGAGCTTTCAATGAAG GTGATGTGAGTGGTGAGCTGCTGGTGGACATAGGTTCGGGTCCCACCTTATACCAGGTGCTGAGTGGCTGTGAGGTTTTCAGCAAGGTGCTCCTCACAGACTTCTTGGAGGTCAACAGGCAGGAGCTGAGGCACTGGCTTCAAGATGAGGGAGGCTGCAGCCTGGACTGGACACCCTACCTGCAGCATGTCTGCAAGCTGGAGGGACGACG GCCCTCAGCATGGACAGAGAAAGCTGCAAAGCTACGTCAAGCCATCACAGACATCCTCCCCATTGACGTGCACTGCCCTCAGCCTCTGGCCCATGATGCCCTTCCCTCAGCAGGGGCCGACTGTCTTGTGTCTTGCTTCTGCCTGGAGAGTGTCAGCCCTGACCTGGCTGCCTTTACCAGGGCTTTGGGCCACATTGGGAGACTCCTGCGGCCTGGTGGCCACCTCCTGCTCATTGGAGCCCTGGGAGAGAGTTACTATTTTGGGGGGCCTGGGGTGAAGATCCCTGTGGTCCCACTGAATGAGGCCCAGGTCTGTGATAGTTTGAAGGAGAATGGCTACACCCTGATCAGGCTGGAGGTTTACACACTGCCTCAGGACATGAGAGTGGGGGTAGATGATGTGACTGGGGTGTTTTTCGTAAAGGCAAGAAAGGATTAA